From the genome of Cynocephalus volans isolate mCynVol1 chromosome 15, mCynVol1.pri, whole genome shotgun sequence:
ACTTTCTCTAATGCTACATGTAATACTTCTTCTGGGTCATCAATATAACTGCATGTTTCTGTTTCAATGTATCATATAGAACTTCTCTCAGAAGGCCCAATTACCTCCTGCTTTTCCCAGATCTTTCATGCCTCAGGGTCACACCCATCTATGAGCAATACTGAAAGGACACCTCCCTTCTTGTATGTTTCTCTAATTACTGAAACACATTGCTATGAAGAAAATCTTTGACAAGTAAAAGTGAATAAACTGCGCATTTGTTTTGGTAATTGTAGTAGAGTTTATAATATAGAAATAACCTCAGCACAGTACATTCAGTTAATTTGTCTGTCTAATCAATTTCATGTCACATTAGAATTCTGGGCTTCTtatacattagaaaataaaacaaaataaatttgacCACATCATAGCAAAGCATCTATATACTCACACTCagaaagataattttgaaaacaatattaataatcttttatttgtTACTcttattgtgtctttttttaaaataaaacattaaaaatgtattacataATGATAGCGTACTTATGCTTTTAGTATAAGTAGATCTTACATATGTCTTTGTGGAAAACAATGTTGTGTAGAGTTTAGAAAGTGAGATATTCAGTAAAATAGACATTTAAAGAGCATTTACATTCCTTTCTGAAGCCATTAAAAGGAATGTCTGTacttctataaaataaatttatcctaTGTGGAGCaatattggaaataaaattaaatgtaaatgtagtAGCACAACTTTAATTAAAGACATAAACATgttcataaaactttttaaaatcatttcttcactttttgttacaattcatgtgaaaataaaaatatacatactttttaaatttactctaTTTACAAAATTGTACTATATAAAAATGGCTATGCTTATGAAATTCACTTTAAATTgaagtatttatattttgtaatggtAATGGTGAAAAATGCTTTACATGGGTTGATTCCCTAATTAACACTAACTGGTAATATTTAAACAAACTATTTGTTAAGTGGCATATTAGGCTTATATACTTTTACTAAAATATGCCTGTCATTATTCAAATACTTCTTTGTTTCCTTCGAAATCCTTTCTTTTAGCAATAATATTTCATATGCATGACATTTTAATGGTCTCTTTCCATGGAAATTGATGAAGTGTATTTGAAAAGGATAAGTGTCTTAAAATCAAGCAGTTTAGAATTATTGTGTTTAGAAAGATAGATGAGCAATGatacttactcttttttttttaacttcaatatGAAAAGCCCTAAAATTTGAGTttagtttatataaatatagttaACAGCACATGAAAGGATAATCATTATTGTATAATgattatcattatacaatattgAAGTATGCATTTTGAAGTAtgacttttcaaaaataataatagagaaaagGAAGAGTGGCAGGTGGATAACATAACTGTCTGGCACCATAATGCTATTTTTATCAACAgtgtaaataaaaaatgcagtcaacatttgcttattttttagtaTCTTGCCAACATCAAGTTAGCCTGAATTCCTCACACCGAATAAATGAAATGGAATAGTTTGTCACTGTGCTTAGGGAAAGCACAGACCATCTCTGTTATGCTTCTTGcaaattgaaaaaggaaaaggaaatgataatTTGAATGAGGtttattgttttgcttgttttattgttttattttgtcttgagTGGAGTTTATTGCTTTATTTCTGCCTCTCAGATCACCTCTAGACCCAAAACAGCTTCGTATAGCTGTTTCCTCCATTGTAGTGAACAGATGTAGGCAGGTATGTGCTTCCTTCCATGTGTTACTGATCTTCGGGGCCAAACTGGCAAAGGCAGTTAGACCTCCAGCTGCACTCCTGAATAAATGTCTAACTCCccttaaaacagatttttaaagaagggattttgtttttattttacacagaATCGGAATATCTAATCAAATGTCACCAAACCTAATGGTgttggaataactggatatccacatggggaagaataaaattagacccttatctcacatcatatacaaaatcaTGCAAAAATCTACTCAAACTGGACTgaatacttaaatgtaagacctggcactgtaaaactactagaagaagacataggggGAAAGGTCCATGACATttgtctgggcaatgattttttgcatataagcccaaaagtacaggcaacaaaatcagaaatagacaaataggattacatcaatctaaaaagtttctgcacagccaaagaaacaatcgATACCGAACAGACAATgtgcaaaatgggagaaaatatttgcaaaccatacatctcaTCAGagttaataaacaaaatatataatgaactcaaaGAACCCAAtcgcaaaaaaacaaataacccaattataaaatgggcaaaggacattaatagacatttttccaaagaagatatacagataaaAAAATGCTTAGTGTCACTAatcaacagaaatgcaaatttaaacaataagatatcacctcacatcttaGAATAGctcttttcaaaatgaaagataataaacattggagaaaaTGTAGAGATCCTTGCACActtttggtggaaatgtaaattagtacagccattatggaaaattattatggaggtttctcaaaaattaaaaataggactgtcatatgatccaacaatcccactactgggatcCTTCCTTATCCAAAGGAAACTAAATCAGTGtgcttttcatgtttattgctgccttattcacaacagccaagatgtaTAATCTACCTAAGAGTCtatcaatgaatgaatagataaagaataatggggtgtgtgtgtgtgtgtgtgtgtgtgtgtatatatatatatatatatatataatggtgtgtgtgtgtgtgtgtgtgtgtgtgtgtgtatatatatatataatggtgtgtgtgtgtatatatatatatatattatatatatatatataatggtgtgtatatatatatatgaatatatatatataatggagcACTTATTCAGTACtccatttaaaaaagaaggaaatagtgtCATTTGTGACAATTTGGATGAATCTGGAGTACATTACTTAAAGTGAattaaaccaggcacagaaaaacaaatactgtggaatctaagaaagttGACCTCAAACAAGTAGAAAgtgaataatggttaccagggactggggtgAGGGCTTTGGGGTGATATTGGTCAAAGTATACTAAATTTCATTTAGATAGgtggaataagttcaagagatctattgtgcaACATGGTGATTATatataataacaatgtattgtattcttgaaaattgccaagagagtagattttaagtgttctcaccacaaaaaagcGGTAAGTATGCCAagtaatgtatatgttaattagcttgatttagccatttcacaatgtacacatatttcaaaacatgttgtacaaaataaatatatgcaatttgtattgaaagactcccgcagtgggtagtcagtcagttcagggagaccctcccaaggaacagcgagaccacggcttcggatgcaaaaacaagaggtttattgaacacacaggtacccgggcgactcagtctttcgaaagactggcgcgccgagtagagctcctgggtcctttttatagcaaaaagcgcgggtacagaagcgagaagcaaggtaattggttagtttaaatcaagccaggggtgaacttcggtcaagtgggagtccttgaaacagctgaggggcactcttgaaactttaactgacttgtctatttctgggaactatccgccctttgcctcgggccggggcccaggtgcataaccacagatatcctgtttgactctgttccccttgtttcttaacttgactttttggctgtattttccctatactgcggctagcttgaaaagaaaaaagaaaaacacttccttcattcccccattttttcttgtggatcgctctaatcttagagcggaattaaaggTTATCTTCGTCatctaaggtttggtatttttgtctaaggaccagaattttaactgcacttaccctatcattgatgaattggactagtctattgatgacgtagggcccaagggtgaacaacagaaggaggagtaataggggcccggcgatggttgacagtagggtagtgaaccaaggggagctattgaaccaaccttcaaaccagttttgatctttttggcgctctaactgtcttttatctagtctttgtttgagtttggccatggtgtctcgtatcacacctgaatggtcacccgtggtggggggtagagtgcctggtgataggaggctctgtgtagcagtgctcctttgtgccgcggggggttgcctgctagtcattgggaacagcttgttgctaggaggtccctgttctgcaaggacggggtcggggcccactgccacagttggcatattggtgatatctaggcgaatggtgaacagtacacctggatcgtttcccgtcaaatagaaccttagtccccaggttcttccttgtgcccaatctctggaattttttcctttctctgtgaattttattttaagggggttacaccagccggagttgtcacagcttttactgctaccgttacgttctacagttatgaggtcccatgaggaactaggtccccagtagactgtccccgtggtttcacaaccccattctttgcaatatagggattccagccctccgcaccttctagcttctgaaagggtccggccatcccgggggcacacgtagaagggggaagcggcaagcctgtttctagctcggggatagctgcaccctgggaccccccaggtgatctgattataagcttttgtatagtctgaatcagggggtctgatctgggccgagcccgatgctatgtatcccgggatatcccaggtctcaatacccgccgccagggcacatacatcaggtttaagatcgggccaccaagtccaaggcggctgggtagcctgtttggtccagacaacttctccagtttgggacagtaccttccaggtgaggatcacaggccggtgggggttcttacccggtggactcatttttccgccgccgaatacgcagcttaagaggatgatcagtcctttccagctcccaggtctcgtttggtgccgggggtggtgcaggcttgagatgggaagcatggacccaggcagcgatgccatcaacttttactgcggtcggggtggtcagcaataccagatacgggcctttccaccgaggctcaaggttgctgggtcgatggcgtctgaccagcactcggtctccgacctggaacgggtgggggacagctatggtaccgggctgatatgcctctttgatctggtcccaaatctgggtcttcacaacttctagagcctttaaatgggtaaataagacagggagaaaattatcatcgggacccagtgtttctcccaactcaagtatgggggggggtcccccgtagaggatttcatagggagttagaccgtactggccaggggtattcctggctctgaacagcgctaagggaaggagggccacccagtcttttccaccggtctctaaggccaatttagttaaggtctctttgatggttctattcattctctctacttgacctgagctctggggcctatacgcacaatgtaacttccaatttatccccagttgtgtggccagtccctggcttacctgagcaacaaaggctgggccattatctgacccgatcaccttggggatcccgaaacggggcaggatttcttctagtatctttttacatacagtcagggccgtttccgttttggtaggaaaagcttctacccatccagagaaagtatctacaaatactagcagatacctgttcccataccggccaggctttacctctgtaaagtctacttcccagtatacgccgggtcgatctccccgttgtctttttccggtctctcggtaggtggtagtcgcattagtcatggcgcaagctggacaccgattggcgacttcttgaacagtggaccggaggttcgggatggagaggctggtgcggctcgttagttgaaggagcttttctggtcctaagtgtgttagctgatgtaaccgctgaatgaattcttttccctggtcaggagtgagctctcttggcttggtcctagcttgagcaggctcgattggctcttgaagctttatagtttctgctagcaccctgaccgacagggcggcttgttttgcagcctcgtcggccctccggttcccggccgccacagggttatttcctctctggtggcccgggcagtggataatggcgacctgcttagggaggtgaatggcctctagcagagccagaatttcttctttgtttttaatgtcttttccagccgaagtgagcagtcccctctgtttatatattgccccatgaatgtgagcagtggcaaaagcatacctgctgtccgtgtagatgttgatgttttttccttcggctaggcgtaatgcctgcgtcaaggcgattagctcggccttctgggctgatgtcccttctggcaggctgcttgcccataccgtccgtttgccatctacgatggcggcccctgctctccgcttaccttccacaatgaagctgctaccgtctgtataccaggcaggcactccgggcaatggctggtccttcaggtcccgtcgagtcccagcttcttcagcaaggatttctgagcattggtgtactggggtggattctgactcgactggtagtagggtagctgggttcaggacagcagggggcgcgaaagatatcctttcgtttagcagcaaactctggtaatgagtcattctggcattggtcatccaccgattggggggctgccgcacaatactttcgaggctgtgggaagcaatcacagtcacattttgccccaaggttaacttatcagcgtctttgaggaggagtgccactgcagcaaccgcttttaggcaggttggccacccactggccactggatccagtttttttgatagataagctactggccgtcgccatggtcctagggtctgagtaagcactcctcgggctacaccggctctttcatctacgtatagagtaaatggtttggtgaggtctgggagagccaaggcgggggcagacagcaaggctttttttatgtggtcaaaagccttttgatgctcctcagtccaggtaaaaggaatgttttcccttgtcagggggtacaagggtgcagccagggaagcaaacccaggaatccagagcctgcagaatccggcagtacccagaaattcgcggacctgcctgggggttgtgggagtagggatcttcataactgtagctttccgggccggggtcagccatctttttccctccttgagcaggtaccccaaataggtgacctctttctggcataactgggcctttttagctgatacccggtaccccaacttactcagttcctgcaagagcttttgtgtccctcttttgcagccttcatatgtgggagctgccactaggaggtcgtccacatattggagtaatatgacctgggggttgagagccctaaaaggagttaaatcccggtggagggcctcgtcgaagagagtgggtgagttcttgaacccctgtggcagccgtgtccaggtcagctgaccagcgttacctttttctgggtctctccactcgaacgcgaacagtggctggctgttggggtgtagtttgaggcaaaaaaaggcatccttgagatccaagactgagtaccaagtgtgactaggcggaagggaactcaggaggctgtatgggtttgggactgagggatgaatgtcttgcacccttttgttaatttctctcaagtcttggactggccgatagtcattggtccctggcttttttactggtagcagaggggtgttccagggcgactggcagggcactaagacccctaggtctaagaacctttggatgtggggtctgatgccttcccgggcttctttagtcattggatactgtcggacggccaccggtgaggcacccgatttcagctctactactactggtgggacgttattggccagtcccatacctgtcttttctgcccatacggtgggaaaaagttggagccaggatgggtcgatggagggagaggccggcttttcatacagccggtattcttcttctaggtttaggaccaggcacatggtagagtgatctccccatgttacttgtgggccctctgtagaaaactggatttgagcttttagtttggtcaggatgtcccggcccaacagaggagtagggcactcaggtatgaccaaaaaggaatgggtcacttgcttatgtccgacccttaaaagtctctgtgtggtccaggggtagactttgctgccggtcgctcctactacgactgtccgcctggaccctaccttccccatgggttgggtcagtaccgaatgttcagccccggtatcgaccagaaactcgatgggggtcccctccactgtcaatgttaccctaggttcggggagggggtccgaaccttgactcccctagtcgtctagggatagaaccctagcttttttgtcgtttttcttttttcgggggcattcccttgcccagtggcctttctctttgcagtaggcgcactggtccctgtcgagaggaggccttttgtccctaggtgtcggtcttgcccggttgctcagggtccctttctgcttatctgtaaaccctttatcacttactactgtggccaaaatcctagttaaatttttttcttggcgtttatcacgccgcctctctctctcttctgtctcttttttttctctttcctgtctttcttcttctgtttctctcttgt
Proteins encoded in this window:
- the LOC134364089 gene encoding LOW QUALITY PROTEIN: uncharacterized protein LOC134364089 (The sequence of the model RefSeq protein was modified relative to this genomic sequence to represent the inferred CDS: substituted 1 base at 1 genomic stop codon); the protein is MGQSALTPLSLTLDHWKDVKARAHNLSMEIKKGKWQTFCSSEWPTFGVGWPPEGTFDLTVIFAVKKIVFQETGGHPDQVAYVVVWQDLAQNPPPWVPPSSKVAVVSGSENTQRPPTRKPSAPPQPPVLPTPDDLFSLSETPPYPAAPLPPLAPQGNRSAPGRAPGDPSPEGPAAGTRSRQPRSPRDGSGPDSTVALPLRAIGPPAEPNGLVPLQYWPFSSADLYNWKSNHPSFSEKPAGLTGLLESLMFSHQPTWDDCQQLLQILFTTEERERILLEARKNVLGDNGAPTQLENLINEAFPLNRPQWDYNTAEGRERLLVYRRTLVAGLKGAARRPTNLAKVREVLQGPVEPPSVFLERLMEAYRRYTPFDPSSEGQQAAVAMAFIGQSAPDIKKKLQRLEGLQDFSLQDLVKEAEKVYHKRETEEERQEREKKETEERERRRDKRQEKNLTRILATVVSDKGFTDKQKGTLSNRARPTPRDKRPPLDRDQCAYCKEKGHWARECPRKKKNDKKARVLSLDDXGSQGSDPLPEPRVTLTVEGTPIEFLVDTGAEHSVLTQPMGKVGSRRTVVVGATGSKVYPWTTQRLLRVGHKQVTHSFLVIPECPTPLLGRDILTKLKAQIQFSTEGPQVTWGDHSTMCLVLNLEEEYRLYEKPASPSIDPSWLQLFPTVWAEKTGMGLANNVPPVVVELKSGASPVAVRQYPMTKEAREGIRPHIQRFLDLGVLVPCQSPWNTPLLPVKKPGTNDYRPVQDLREINKRVQDIHPSVPNPYSLLSSLPPSHTWYSVLDLKDAFFCLKLHPNSQPLFAFEWRDPEKGNAGQLTWTRLPQGFKNSPTLFDEALHRDLTPFRALNPQVILLQYVDDLLVAAPTYEGCKRGTQKLLQELSKLGYRVSAKKAQLCQKEVTYLGYLLKEGKRWLTPARKATVMKIPTPTTPRQVREFLGTAGFCRLWIPGFASLAAPLYPLTRENIPFTWTEEHQKAFDHIKKALLSAPALALPDLTKPFTLYVDERAGVARGVLTQTLGPWRRPVAYLSKKLDPVASGWPTCLKAVAAVALLLKDADKLTLGQNVTVIASHSLESIVRQPPNRWMTNARMTHYQSLLLNERISFAPPAVLNPATLLPVESESTPVHQCSEILAEEAGTRRDLKDQPLPGVPAWYTDGSSFIVEGKRRAGAAIVDGKRTVWASSLPEGTSAQKAELIALTQALRLAEGKNINIYTDSRYAFATAHIHGAIYKQRGLLTSAGKDIKNKEEILALLEAIHLPKQVAIIHCPGHQRGNNPVAAGNRRADEAAKQAALSVRVLAETIKLQEPIEPAQARTKPRELTPDQGKEFIQRLHQLTHLGPEKLLQLTSRTSLSIPNLRSTVQEVANRCPACAMTNATTTYRETGKRQRGDRPGVYWEVDFTEVKPGRYGNRYLLVFVDTFSGWVEAFPTKTETALTVCKKILEEILPRFGIPKVIGSDNGPAFVAQVSQGLATQLGINWKLHCAYRPQSSGQVERMNRTIKETLTKLALETGGKDWVALLPLALFRARNTPGQYGLTPYEILYGGPPPILELGETLGPDDNFLPVLFTHLKALEVVKTQIWDQIKEAYQPGTIAVPHPFQVGDRVLVRRHRPSNLEPRWKGPYLVLLTTPTAVKVDGIAAWVHASHLKPAPPPAPNETWELERTDHPLKLRIRRRKNESTG